The Kaustia mangrovi genome has a segment encoding these proteins:
- the meaB gene encoding methylmalonyl Co-A mutase-associated GTPase MeaB, whose product MARVRHAGRDDRPTDIDALARGVRAGERAAIGRAITLIESRRADHEAQAQELLVALLPHSGKAYRVGITGMPGVGKSTTIDTLGRTLTGQGHKVAVLAVDPTSTRTGGSILGDKTRMAGLANDPNAFVRPSPSAGTLGGVARRTRETMIVCEAAGFDVVIVETVGIGQSETAVADMVDIFLVLLLPGGGDDLQGLKKGVLEIADLIAINKADGDNEALANRTATDYRAALQILEPANADWHPPVLTVSGLRNMGLDRLWAEVERHRALFTETGALLDRRRAQQVKWMWAMLEERLIAAIRSDPQLGERLPELEAAVREGRITPTLAVKEITERLGL is encoded by the coding sequence ATGGCCAGGGTTCGACACGCAGGCCGGGACGACCGGCCCACCGATATCGATGCGCTCGCACGCGGCGTGCGCGCCGGCGAGCGCGCCGCTATCGGGCGTGCCATCACGCTCATCGAGAGCCGGCGCGCCGATCACGAGGCGCAGGCGCAGGAACTGCTCGTCGCGCTCCTGCCCCATTCCGGCAAGGCCTATCGCGTCGGCATCACCGGCATGCCGGGGGTGGGCAAGAGTACGACCATCGACACGCTCGGGCGCACGCTCACGGGCCAGGGCCACAAGGTCGCCGTCCTCGCCGTCGACCCGACGAGCACGCGCACGGGCGGCTCGATCCTCGGCGACAAGACGCGCATGGCGGGGCTGGCCAACGATCCGAACGCCTTCGTGCGCCCCTCCCCGTCGGCCGGCACGCTCGGCGGCGTCGCCCGGCGCACGCGCGAGACCATGATCGTGTGCGAGGCGGCGGGCTTCGACGTCGTCATCGTGGAGACGGTGGGCATCGGCCAGTCGGAGACGGCGGTCGCCGACATGGTGGACATCTTCCTCGTGCTGCTGCTGCCCGGCGGCGGCGACGACCTTCAGGGGCTCAAGAAGGGCGTGCTCGAGATCGCCGACCTCATCGCCATCAACAAGGCGGATGGCGACAACGAGGCACTCGCCAACCGCACCGCCACCGACTATCGCGCCGCGCTGCAGATCCTCGAGCCGGCCAATGCCGACTGGCACCCGCCCGTGCTCACCGTATCGGGCCTGCGCAATATGGGTCTCGACCGGCTGTGGGCGGAGGTCGAGCGCCACCGCGCGCTGTTCACCGAGACGGGCGCGCTGCTCGACCGGCGCCGCGCCCAGCAGGTCAAATGGATGTGGGCCATGCTGGAGGAGCGGCTGATCGCGGCCATCAGGTCCGACCCGCAGCTCGGCGAGCGCCTGCCCGAACTCGAGGCCGCGGTCCGCGAGGGCCGCATCACCCCCACCCTCGCCGTGAAGGAGATCACGGAGCGGCTGGGATTGTAG
- a CDS encoding TIGR03808 family TAT-translocated repetitive protein: MDPLRRSLLGAGAGSGLGLLAGLPSALAAGGAQGPALDARSLGLRPDVPGDQTAALQAAVDRAAADGAPLFLPPGRYEVGNLRISRPAAVIGVPGLTRLVFTGGPALLSVAQTGSVTLAGLTFDGAGRAFDDTNDGALLVARGVDGLTVEACTVAASTGSGMDLGDCSGRIAGNTISSVARTGLFALDSRGLEVAGNTLGDIGNNGIQIWRSAAGEDGTLVTGNRIEAVRADAGGSGQNGNGINVFRANGVTVAGNHVADCAFSAVRGNMASNLRIADNQCRQLGEVALYAEFAFEGAVISGNVVEDAAIGISITNFNEGGRLAVCSGNLVRRLKVLPDAPDERGIGIAAEADTAISGNVVEDAPRTGIMLGWGRYMRDVNATGNIVRNARWGIAASVSEGAGHALVTGNTVSGAGEYAIVGHDHGRAATGELADGSTPAPANLLVASNQA, from the coding sequence ATGGACCCTTTGCGCAGATCGTTGCTTGGCGCCGGTGCGGGATCCGGCCTTGGCCTTCTTGCGGGGCTGCCGTCGGCCCTGGCGGCAGGCGGCGCCCAAGGCCCCGCGCTCGATGCGCGCAGCCTCGGCCTGAGGCCCGACGTGCCGGGCGACCAGACCGCCGCGCTCCAGGCGGCCGTCGACCGGGCGGCGGCGGATGGCGCGCCGCTCTTCCTCCCGCCCGGACGCTACGAGGTCGGCAATCTCCGTATATCCCGACCGGCCGCCGTGATCGGCGTTCCGGGCCTCACCCGGCTCGTCTTCACCGGCGGTCCCGCCCTCCTCTCCGTCGCGCAGACCGGCTCCGTCACGCTCGCCGGCCTGACCTTCGACGGCGCGGGCCGGGCCTTCGACGATACTAACGACGGCGCCCTTCTCGTCGCCCGCGGCGTCGACGGGCTGACGGTGGAGGCCTGCACCGTCGCGGCGAGCACGGGCAGCGGGATGGACCTTGGCGACTGTTCGGGCCGTATCGCCGGCAACACGATCTCCTCGGTGGCGCGCACCGGCCTCTTCGCGCTCGATTCGCGGGGGCTGGAGGTTGCCGGCAACACACTCGGCGATATCGGCAATAACGGCATCCAGATCTGGCGTTCAGCCGCCGGCGAGGACGGCACGCTGGTGACCGGCAACCGGATCGAAGCGGTGCGCGCGGATGCCGGCGGCTCCGGCCAGAACGGCAACGGCATCAATGTCTTCCGCGCCAATGGCGTCACGGTCGCCGGCAACCATGTCGCCGACTGCGCCTTCTCCGCCGTGCGCGGCAACATGGCCTCGAATCTCAGGATCGCGGACAATCAGTGCCGCCAGCTCGGCGAGGTCGCGCTCTATGCGGAATTCGCCTTCGAGGGCGCCGTGATCTCCGGCAATGTCGTGGAGGACGCCGCCATCGGCATCTCGATCACCAATTTCAACGAGGGCGGGCGGCTCGCCGTCTGCTCCGGCAATCTCGTGCGCCGGCTGAAGGTCCTGCCGGATGCGCCGGACGAGCGCGGCATCGGCATCGCGGCGGAGGCCGACACGGCGATCTCCGGCAATGTGGTGGAGGATGCGCCGCGGACCGGCATCATGCTCGGCTGGGGCCGTTACATGCGCGATGTGAACGCGACGGGAAACATCGTGCGCAATGCCCGCTGGGGAATCGCCGCCTCGGTCAGCGAGGGTGCGGGCCACGCGCTCGTCACCGGCAACACCGTGTCGGGCGCGGGCGAATACGCCATTGTCGGGCACGATCACGGCCGCGCCGCGACCGGCGAGCTTGCCGACGGCAGCACGCCGGCGCCCGCCAATCTCCTCGTCGCGAGCAATCAGGCCTGA
- a CDS encoding asparaginase — translation MVNPVTVEVTRGGIVESRHRGALAIVDSHGRLVAGLGDIEVPVFPRSAIKAFQALPLVENGAADAFGFTPAEIALACASHGGEPAHVETARGMLAKLGLDESALECGAHWPTWPKAARDLAHEGLEPGALHNNCSGKHAGMLAVARHAGVAHRGYVRRDHAVQRGIADVIADMCGAATLSAPCGTDGCSVPTWALPLGALARGFARLASGEGLSPARAEAARRIVEAVRGNPFMVAGTRRFCTRLMEAVPRAFVKTGAEGVFCGAVPHAGLGLAVKCDDGASRAAEVTTAAALASLPVWSDGERRVLESFAAVELRNWNEIHVGDIRLSEEAAALLKAAAGAPSDQA, via the coding sequence ATGGTCAATCCGGTCACGGTCGAGGTCACGCGCGGAGGCATCGTGGAAAGCCGCCATCGCGGCGCGCTGGCCATCGTCGATTCGCACGGGCGCCTGGTGGCGGGCCTCGGCGATATCGAGGTCCCGGTCTTTCCGCGCTCGGCCATCAAGGCGTTCCAGGCGCTGCCGCTGGTGGAGAACGGTGCGGCGGACGCCTTCGGCTTCACCCCCGCCGAGATCGCGCTGGCCTGCGCGTCCCATGGCGGGGAGCCGGCGCATGTGGAGACGGCGCGCGGCATGCTCGCCAAGCTCGGCCTCGACGAGAGCGCGCTGGAATGCGGCGCCCACTGGCCGACATGGCCGAAGGCCGCGCGCGATCTCGCCCATGAGGGCCTGGAGCCGGGCGCGCTTCACAACAACTGTTCGGGCAAGCATGCGGGCATGCTCGCCGTCGCGCGCCATGCCGGGGTCGCGCATCGCGGCTATGTGCGGCGCGACCACGCCGTTCAGCGCGGGATCGCGGACGTCATCGCCGATATGTGCGGGGCGGCGACGCTGAGCGCGCCCTGCGGGACGGATGGCTGCTCGGTGCCGACCTGGGCGCTGCCGCTCGGCGCGCTCGCCCGCGGCTTTGCGCGCCTGGCATCGGGGGAGGGGCTCTCTCCGGCCCGTGCCGAGGCGGCGCGGCGGATCGTGGAGGCGGTGCGCGGCAATCCGTTCATGGTCGCCGGCACGCGGCGGTTCTGCACGCGCCTCATGGAGGCCGTGCCGCGCGCCTTCGTGAAGACCGGGGCGGAGGGCGTGTTCTGCGGCGCGGTTCCCCATGCGGGGCTTGGGCTGGCGGTCAAGTGCGACGATGGCGCGTCGCGGGCTGCGGAGGTGACGACGGCCGCCGCGCTCGCCAGCCTGCCCGTGTGGAGCGATGGCGAGCGCCGCGTTCTGGAGAGCTTCGCCGCGGTGGAGTTGCGCAACTGGAACGAGATCCATGTGGGCGACATCCGCCTGTCTGAGGAGGCCGCCGCGCTGCTGAAGGCGGCGGCCGGGGCGCCTTCCGATCAGGCCTGA
- the pyc gene encoding pyruvate carboxylase: MTISKILVANRSEIAIRIFRAANELGIRTVALWAEEDKYSLHRFKADESYQVGRGPQLGRDLGPIESYLSIDEVIRVARLSGADAIHPGYGLLSESPEFAEACAANGIVFIGPKPETMRRLGNKVAARNLAVEVGVPVVPATEPLPDDMDKVAAMAAEIGFPVMLKASWGGGGRGMRVIRGAGDLAAEVTAAKREAKAAFGKDEVYLEKLVENARHVEVQVLGDTHGNAVHLFERDCSIQRRNQKVVERAPAPYLDDARRAELCAYALRIAEATDYIGAGTVEFLMDADTGAFYFIEVNPRIQVEHTVTEEVTGVDIVKAQIRILEGETIGDPKSGVPAQERIALNGHALQCRITTEDPEQNFVPDYGRITAYRGATGFGIRLDGGTAYSGAVITRFYDPLLEKITAWAPTPQEATARMDRALREFRIRGVATNLTFLEAIIGHPKFRDASYTTRFIDETPELFTRVRRKDRATKLLNYLADVTVNGHPEARGRPMPKAEAAAPAVPYVDAAIPDGTKQKLDALGPEGFAAWMRGETRVLVTDTTMRDAHQSLLATRMRTYDIARIAGVYARALPQLLSLECWGGATFDVAMRFLTEDPWERLALIREAAPNLLLQMLLRGANGVGYTNYPDNVVRHFVKQAAAGGIDLFRVFDCLNWVENMRVAMDAVREEGRLCEAAICYTGDILDPDRAKYDLDYYVGLARELEAAGAHIIAIKDMGGLLKPAAARVLFKALREATDLPLHFHTHDTSGISAATVLAACEAGVDAVDAAMDALSGNTSQPCLGSIVEALRGDGRDTGLDSEWVRRISFYWEAVRNQYAAFESDLKGPASEVYLHEMPGGQFTNLKEQARSLGLEARWHEVARAYHDANQMFGDIVKVTPSSKVVGDMALTMVSQDLTVDDVADPDKDIAFPDSVVAMLHGDLGQPPGGWPKALQDKALKGEAASTERPGALLEPADLEADRKALDDQLGREASDFEFASWLMYPKVFSEFAAAGETYGPVGVLPTPAYFYGMQPEDEIFVDIERGKTLVIRCLAIGDADEKGMVTVFFELNGQPRRVKVPDRAHGASAAAARRKAEPGNEAHVGAPMPGVVSALAVSPGQTVKAGDVLLSIEAMKMETALHAERDGTVGEVLVKIGDQIDAKDLLIAWSPSPDEP; the protein is encoded by the coding sequence TTGACCATTTCGAAGATCCTCGTCGCAAACCGGTCCGAGATCGCAATCCGCATCTTCCGTGCCGCCAACGAACTCGGCATCAGGACGGTGGCGCTCTGGGCGGAGGAGGACAAATATTCGCTGCATCGCTTCAAGGCCGACGAATCCTATCAGGTCGGCCGGGGCCCCCAGCTCGGGCGCGATCTGGGGCCGATCGAGAGCTATCTCTCCATCGATGAGGTGATCCGGGTCGCCAGGCTCTCCGGCGCCGACGCCATCCATCCGGGCTACGGGCTCCTGTCGGAAAGCCCGGAATTCGCCGAGGCCTGCGCGGCGAACGGCATCGTCTTCATCGGTCCGAAGCCGGAGACCATGCGCCGGCTGGGCAACAAGGTGGCCGCGCGCAACCTCGCCGTGGAGGTGGGCGTGCCGGTGGTGCCGGCGACCGAGCCGCTGCCCGACGATATGGACAAGGTCGCCGCCATGGCCGCCGAAATCGGCTTTCCCGTCATGCTGAAGGCCTCTTGGGGCGGCGGCGGGCGAGGCATGCGCGTCATCCGGGGGGCGGGGGATCTCGCCGCCGAGGTGACGGCGGCCAAGCGCGAGGCCAAGGCCGCCTTCGGCAAGGACGAGGTCTATCTGGAGAAGCTGGTCGAGAACGCCCGCCATGTGGAGGTGCAGGTGCTGGGCGACACCCATGGCAATGCCGTGCATCTGTTCGAGCGCGACTGCTCCATCCAGCGGCGCAACCAGAAGGTGGTCGAGCGCGCGCCGGCCCCCTATCTCGACGACGCCAGGCGCGCGGAGCTGTGCGCCTACGCGCTCAGGATCGCGGAGGCCACCGACTATATCGGCGCGGGAACGGTCGAGTTCCTCATGGATGCCGACACCGGCGCCTTCTACTTCATCGAGGTCAATCCGCGCATCCAGGTGGAGCACACCGTCACCGAGGAGGTCACCGGCGTCGACATCGTCAAGGCGCAGATCAGGATCCTCGAGGGCGAGACCATCGGCGATCCGAAAAGCGGCGTGCCGGCGCAGGAGCGCATTGCGCTCAACGGCCACGCCCTGCAATGCCGGATCACCACGGAGGACCCGGAGCAGAACTTCGTTCCCGACTATGGCCGCATCACCGCCTATCGCGGCGCGACCGGCTTCGGCATCCGACTCGACGGCGGCACGGCCTATTCGGGCGCGGTGATCACCCGCTTCTACGACCCGCTTCTGGAGAAGATCACCGCCTGGGCGCCGACGCCGCAGGAGGCGACCGCGCGCATGGACCGCGCGCTGCGCGAGTTCCGCATTCGCGGCGTGGCGACGAACCTGACCTTCCTGGAAGCGATCATCGGCCATCCGAAATTCCGCGACGCCTCCTACACGACCCGCTTCATCGACGAGACGCCGGAGCTGTTCACCCGGGTCAGGCGGAAGGACCGGGCCACCAAGCTGCTCAACTACCTGGCCGACGTCACCGTGAACGGCCACCCGGAGGCGCGCGGGCGGCCCATGCCGAAGGCGGAAGCCGCCGCCCCCGCCGTGCCCTATGTGGACGCCGCCATTCCCGATGGTACGAAGCAGAAGCTCGACGCGCTGGGCCCGGAGGGCTTTGCGGCGTGGATGCGCGGCGAGACCCGCGTCCTGGTCACCGACACGACCATGCGCGACGCCCACCAGTCGCTGCTGGCGACGCGCATGCGCACCTACGACATTGCGCGCATCGCCGGGGTCTATGCGCGCGCCCTGCCGCAGCTGCTTTCGCTGGAATGCTGGGGCGGGGCGACCTTCGATGTCGCCATGCGCTTCCTGACGGAGGATCCCTGGGAGCGGCTGGCGCTGATCCGCGAGGCCGCGCCGAACCTGCTTCTGCAGATGCTCCTGCGCGGCGCCAACGGTGTGGGCTACACCAACTATCCCGACAATGTGGTCCGCCATTTCGTGAAGCAGGCGGCCGCGGGCGGGATCGATCTCTTCCGGGTGTTCGACTGCCTCAACTGGGTGGAGAACATGCGCGTGGCCATGGACGCCGTGCGCGAGGAGGGCAGGCTCTGCGAGGCGGCGATCTGCTATACCGGCGACATTCTCGACCCCGACCGCGCCAAGTACGACCTCGACTATTATGTGGGCCTCGCCAGGGAGCTGGAGGCGGCGGGCGCGCACATCATCGCCATCAAGGATATGGGCGGGCTCCTCAAGCCGGCGGCGGCCAGGGTGCTGTTCAAGGCGCTGCGCGAGGCGACCGACCTGCCGCTGCATTTCCACACCCACGACACATCGGGCATCTCGGCTGCGACCGTCCTTGCCGCCTGCGAGGCTGGCGTCGATGCGGTGGACGCGGCGATGGACGCGCTGTCCGGCAACACCTCCCAGCCCTGCCTGGGCTCCATCGTCGAGGCGCTGAGGGGCGACGGGCGCGACACCGGGCTCGACAGCGAGTGGGTGCGGCGCATCTCCTTCTACTGGGAGGCGGTACGCAACCAGTACGCCGCCTTCGAGAGCGACCTCAAGGGGCCGGCCTCGGAGGTCTATCTCCACGAGATGCCGGGCGGCCAGTTCACCAACCTCAAGGAACAGGCGCGCTCGCTCGGCCTGGAGGCGCGTTGGCACGAGGTGGCGCGCGCCTATCACGACGCCAACCAGATGTTCGGCGACATCGTGAAGGTGACGCCGTCCTCCAAGGTCGTGGGCGACATGGCGCTGACGATGGTCAGCCAGGACCTGACCGTCGACGATGTGGCGGACCCGGACAAGGATATCGCCTTTCCCGACTCCGTCGTCGCCATGCTGCACGGCGATCTGGGCCAGCCGCCCGGCGGGTGGCCGAAGGCGCTTCAGGACAAGGCGCTCAAGGGCGAGGCGGCGAGCACGGAACGGCCGGGCGCGCTGCTCGAGCCCGCCGATCTGGAGGCCGACCGCAAGGCGCTCGACGACCAGCTCGGCCGCGAGGCCAGCGACTTCGAATTCGCCTCCTGGCTGATGTATCCGAAGGTCTTCTCCGAATTCGCCGCCGCCGGCGAGACATACGGTCCCGTCGGCGTTCTCCCGACGCCGGCCTATTTCTACGGCATGCAGCCGGAGGACGAGATCTTCGTCGACATCGAGCGCGGCAAGACGCTGGTGATCCGCTGCCTGGCCATCGGAGACGCCGACGAGAAGGGCATGGTCACCGTGTTCTTCGAGCTGAACGGCCAGCCGCGACGGGTCAAGGTGCCGGACCGGGCGCATGGCGCCTCGGCGGCTGCTGCGCGGCGCAAGGCGGAGCCCGGCAACGAGGCGCATGTGGGCGCGCCCATGCCCGGCGTGGTCTCCGCGCTCGCCGTCTCCCCGGGCCAGACCGTCAAGGCCGGCGACGTGCTGTTGTCCATCGAGGCGATGAAGATGGAAACCGCGCTCCATGCCGAGCGCGACGGCACGGTTGGCGAGGTCCTGGTCAAGATCGGCGACCAGATCGACGCCAAGGACCTGCTGATCGCATGGTCGCCATCCCCCGACGAGCCGTGA
- a CDS encoding amino acid ABC transporter substrate-binding protein yields MTRTLSRRGFLKTSAAGLGALTVAAPAIHTRAATATVRCGVVTSLSGENRFGGNLTRRGYDFWAEKINEKGGIEIGGERFKVEMFYGDAQSQPASGASAAERLIVQDEVNVLFGPYTSGVTLAVQPICAKYRVPMISGSAESPNVWLAQPAFNFGMIPSVDLSSGKAVGVIADAAGTRPASAAVVGVNEPFSKETAEGFRAGVKEAGLQLTSYELVPAQADLTPIVTNLKAQNPDLVAVGGHEEVLINVVKTARSLDFRPKAILMHYGVTNPAFARELGADADGVLGISMWTPKLPYEDALFGTAAEYDDASHARWGSRPDYTEAACSASGLVLQDAAARLGAPPPWDESARTELTKAIEETDIDTFYGPVAFDKEGDHFHCNTRPVPVVIQIAEGAVVPVAPGDAAEGEFVYPLPKWS; encoded by the coding sequence ATGACCAGGACGCTTTCCAGACGCGGGTTCCTCAAGACATCGGCCGCCGGCCTCGGTGCGCTCACCGTCGCCGCGCCGGCCATCCACACCCGCGCGGCCACGGCCACCGTCAGGTGCGGCGTCGTCACCTCGCTGTCCGGCGAGAACCGGTTCGGCGGCAACCTGACACGGCGCGGCTACGATTTCTGGGCGGAAAAGATCAACGAGAAGGGCGGCATCGAGATCGGCGGCGAACGCTTCAAGGTGGAGATGTTCTACGGCGACGCCCAGTCCCAGCCCGCCTCCGGCGCGAGCGCGGCGGAGCGCCTCATCGTGCAGGACGAGGTCAATGTCCTGTTCGGCCCCTACACATCGGGCGTGACGCTCGCCGTCCAGCCGATCTGCGCGAAATACCGCGTGCCGATGATCTCCGGCTCCGCGGAGTCGCCCAATGTGTGGCTCGCGCAGCCGGCGTTCAATTTCGGCATGATCCCGTCGGTCGATCTCTCCTCGGGCAAGGCCGTCGGCGTGATCGCCGACGCGGCCGGAACGAGGCCCGCATCGGCCGCCGTTGTGGGCGTCAACGAGCCCTTCTCCAAGGAAACCGCCGAAGGCTTCCGCGCGGGCGTGAAGGAGGCCGGCCTCCAGCTGACCAGCTACGAGCTCGTCCCGGCCCAGGCGGACCTGACCCCCATCGTCACGAACCTGAAGGCGCAGAACCCGGATCTCGTGGCGGTCGGCGGGCACGAGGAGGTGCTCATCAACGTCGTCAAGACGGCGAGGTCCCTCGATTTCCGGCCGAAGGCCATCCTCATGCATTACGGCGTCACCAATCCGGCCTTCGCCAGGGAGCTCGGCGCGGATGCCGACGGCGTGCTCGGCATCTCCATGTGGACGCCCAAGCTGCCCTACGAGGACGCGCTGTTCGGCACGGCGGCCGAATATGACGACGCCTCCCATGCCCGCTGGGGCAGCCGGCCCGACTATACCGAGGCCGCCTGCTCGGCGAGCGGGCTGGTGCTCCAGGACGCCGCCGCCCGGCTCGGCGCGCCGCCGCCCTGGGACGAGAGCGCGCGCACCGAGCTCACCAAGGCGATCGAGGAGACCGATATCGACACCTTCTACGGGCCTGTGGCGTTCGACAAGGAAGGCGACCACTTCCATTGCAACACCAGGCCGGTGCCGGTCGTCATCCAGATCGCCGAGGGCGCCGTGGTGCCCGTGGCGCCGGGCGATGCGGCGGAGGGCGAGTTCGTCTATCCGCTGCCTAAGTGGTCGTGA
- a CDS encoding branched-chain amino acid ABC transporter permease, producing the protein MDLLLQVLVNGILIGGILACLTIGFQLTFGVLHVIDFAVGGWVMLGGYAAYWASTLLGLDPFLSLPLVFAVFGLAGYGLGPLIYHVRTSRYARPDLMALAFTFGIFIFMRGGALWLWSFNTRNVTTAIGAESIAVGPVTVPLLRLAAFVFAVALSLALFVFLHRTRFGLAVRAVAQNRDNAGLMGVDVRKLSATVYGIYTGITASAGVLIAAIFSVNPDVGVKYTLFAFFVAVLAGLGSVGGVLVAGLFLGVVESLVSSYVGANYSHLVVFAALYLVLLVSPQGILRRGM; encoded by the coding sequence GTGGATCTTCTCCTTCAGGTCCTCGTCAACGGGATCCTGATCGGCGGCATACTCGCCTGCCTCACCATCGGCTTCCAGCTCACCTTCGGCGTGCTGCACGTCATCGACTTCGCGGTGGGCGGCTGGGTGATGCTGGGCGGCTATGCGGCCTATTGGGCGAGCACGTTGCTGGGGCTCGATCCGTTCCTGAGCCTGCCGCTCGTCTTCGCCGTCTTCGGGCTCGCCGGCTACGGGCTCGGACCGCTGATCTATCACGTCCGCACGAGCCGGTATGCCCGGCCCGACCTCATGGCGCTCGCCTTCACCTTCGGCATCTTCATCTTCATGCGCGGCGGCGCCCTGTGGCTGTGGTCGTTCAACACGCGCAACGTGACCACCGCCATCGGCGCGGAATCGATCGCCGTCGGCCCGGTCACCGTGCCGCTGCTGCGCCTCGCCGCCTTCGTCTTCGCCGTGGCGCTGAGCCTTGCGCTCTTCGTCTTCCTGCACAGGACGCGCTTCGGGCTCGCGGTGCGCGCGGTGGCGCAGAACCGCGACAATGCGGGTCTCATGGGCGTCGATGTGAGAAAGCTGTCGGCCACCGTCTACGGCATCTATACCGGCATCACGGCGTCGGCCGGCGTGCTGATCGCCGCCATCTTCTCCGTCAACCCGGATGTCGGAGTGAAATACACGCTCTTCGCCTTCTTCGTCGCGGTGCTGGCAGGTCTCGGCTCGGTCGGCGGGGTGCTGGTCGCCGGTCTCTTTCTCGGCGTGGTGGAATCGCTGGTGTCGAGCTATGTCGGCGCCAACTATTCGCATCTCGTCGTCTTCGCCGCGCTCTATCTCGTCCTGCTCGTCTCGCCGCAGGGCATACTGAGGCGGGGGATGTAG
- a CDS encoding branched-chain amino acid ABC transporter permease, producing MRAIPIAGLLLGLAVLSSLPFVLDAYSLRIATGVFMWAGLACSWNIVGGYAGYISFGHSAFFGIGAYATAILMQRDLGLPFIATVPVGLLGAAAVAALIGEPTMRLRGSYFAIATWAFAEMLLQLVNISEITGGTGGLSLPPYLDELFFYYTMAGAALGCYLLVWLLFERSRFGFRIKALRDHEPAAEAMGINTTQVKVQAFALSAAMAALFGSIYAYWVTFIDPRSAMGGEITDQMVVMVLLGGLGTVWGPALGAALLWIVNRYVWAEWGDTTIYLPVLGVVIALVVLFLPNGLISLLPGRGRTGGKGRRLLGTIVRKL from the coding sequence ATGCGCGCCATTCCGATTGCGGGTCTCCTCCTCGGGCTGGCCGTCTTGTCGAGCCTGCCCTTCGTGCTCGACGCCTATTCGCTGAGGATCGCCACGGGCGTCTTCATGTGGGCGGGGCTCGCCTGCTCGTGGAACATCGTGGGCGGCTATGCCGGCTATATCAGCTTCGGCCATTCCGCCTTCTTCGGCATCGGCGCCTACGCCACCGCCATCCTCATGCAGCGCGATCTGGGCCTGCCCTTCATCGCGACCGTGCCCGTCGGGCTTCTCGGCGCGGCGGCCGTCGCCGCGCTCATCGGCGAGCCGACCATGCGGCTGAGGGGCTCCTACTTCGCCATCGCCACATGGGCGTTTGCGGAGATGCTGCTCCAACTCGTCAACATATCGGAGATCACCGGCGGCACGGGCGGGCTCTCCCTGCCGCCCTATCTCGACGAGCTGTTCTTCTACTACACCATGGCCGGCGCGGCGCTCGGCTGCTACCTGCTGGTCTGGCTGCTCTTCGAGCGCTCGCGCTTCGGCTTCCGCATCAAGGCCCTGCGCGACCACGAGCCGGCGGCGGAGGCGATGGGCATCAACACGACCCAGGTGAAGGTGCAGGCCTTCGCGCTGTCGGCGGCCATGGCGGCGCTCTTCGGCAGCATCTACGCCTACTGGGTCACCTTCATCGATCCGCGCTCGGCCATGGGCGGCGAGATCACCGACCAGATGGTGGTCATGGTGCTCCTGGGCGGCCTCGGCACGGTCTGGGGCCCGGCGCTCGGCGCCGCGCTCCTGTGGATCGTCAACCGCTATGTGTGGGCGGAATGGGGCGACACCACGATCTACCTGCCGGTGCTCGGCGTGGTGATCGCTCTGGTCGTGCTGTTCCTGCCGAACGGGCTCATCAGCCTGCTCCCGGGCCGGGGGCGCACCGGCGGCAAGGGCCGCCGGCTCCTCGGCACCATAGTCCGCAAGCTGTGA
- a CDS encoding ABC transporter ATP-binding protein, which translates to MPATDRDTRTDSSLAVERLVKRFGGITAVNGVSFSLARAEILGIIGPNGSGKSTLFNLIAGAEPPDAGTVRLAGRDVTRWPAWRIARGGLGRTFQIPSLFDNMSVWDNLLAAAVEADWQGAPERAEEALELLRIGEVRDNLASELSGGQQKLLEFGRVYMRAPKVVLLDEVTAGVHPNIRKIILGALRRLKGAGVTFLIIEHDMEMVREICERILVMDFGEVVAEGPFAEIARDKDVQQAYLGRRT; encoded by the coding sequence ATGCCGGCCACAGACCGCGACACGCGGACAGACAGCTCCCTCGCCGTGGAGCGCCTCGTCAAGCGCTTCGGCGGCATCACGGCGGTCAACGGCGTGAGCTTCTCGCTCGCGCGCGCGGAGATCCTCGGGATCATCGGCCCCAACGGCTCGGGCAAGTCGACGCTCTTCAACCTGATCGCCGGGGCGGAGCCGCCGGACGCGGGAACCGTGCGGCTTGCCGGGCGCGACGTCACGCGCTGGCCGGCCTGGCGCATTGCGCGCGGCGGGCTCGGGCGCACCTTCCAGATCCCCTCGCTGTTCGACAATATGAGCGTGTGGGACAACCTCCTCGCCGCCGCCGTGGAGGCCGACTGGCAGGGCGCGCCGGAGCGTGCGGAGGAGGCTCTGGAGCTCCTGCGGATCGGCGAGGTGCGCGACAATCTGGCATCGGAACTCTCCGGCGGCCAGCAGAAGCTCCTGGAGTTCGGCCGCGTCTATATGCGCGCGCCGAAGGTGGTGCTCCTCGACGAGGTGACCGCCGGCGTCCATCCCAATATCCGCAAGATCATCCTCGGCGCGCTCAGGCGCCTCAAGGGCGCGGGCGTGACCTTCCTCATCATCGAGCACGACATGGAGATGGTGCGCGAGATCTGCGAGCGCATCCTGGTGATGGATTTCGGCGAGGTGGTCGCGGAAGGCCCCTTCGCGGAGATCGCGCGCGACAAGGACGTGCAGCAGGCCTATCTGGGGCGGCGGACATGA